The Heterodontus francisci isolate sHetFra1 chromosome 31, sHetFra1.hap1, whole genome shotgun sequence genome segment GATTTTGAATATGTTGGTGTTCAATGCTTGCTTTGGAATCAGGTTGAATGATCCCCCAATTCATTTAGATTACATTTATTGTTCCACATTTGACAGTTATCCAGTGATTAATGGAAGATTAAAAACATTTGGATTGTTCAGTTGTATAATTGTTGACGTGCAATACAGAAACAgtcagattaaagaggtaaatgtagGATTGGTAATGCGGTGAAGGAAGTAAGGCTTCAAATCCTTGAGGCCCTGAGGCCAATACTGGGGTTGTACTGAGTGGACAGCTTGCTTCTAAACCGTGTTGGGACCATTAAAAAAGTCTTTgggtttatatagtgcttttcacaacctcaatgtCCTAGATTActgcagccaatatgtgcacagcaagcaatGAAATTAATGAACACATCATCTATTTTAGGAATGGGTTGCAagttaaatattgaccaagacactgggagaacttccctgttcATTGAGTGATGCCGTGAGATCTTTTACCTCTACCCGAGAGGACGtgacagggcctcgatttaacgCCATGTTTGAATATCCACAAAAGGTACTTAACTAGGACTTTGGGGAGATTTATACAAATATCATGTGGAGAAGATAAAGCAAGGGAAAGTACACTTTAGACAGATAAGGAATAAAATGGTTGAAGGAGATTAATCAGGACAAGGCAGTAGAAATAAATCCGGCTTGGGGAAAAAATGCCAAAAGTTGAAGCCAAAGGATTCCAAACTAAAATGTGTCTATATTTTTGCACAAGGTATCAGAAGCAAAACTGGAAATACAGGCCCGATTTTAACTttaagtgggtgggttttgaatgggttaaaattgggcCCTATTTAAAATCTATGATTAAAAATAAGTTTGTGGAATAATAGGCATTTATTATTATTaaatctctctttggcctccttgtctcgggagacaatgggtaaccgcatggaggtggtcagtggagcagcgcctggactggctataaaggccaatactagggtgacagactcttccacaggtactgcatataaaattgtttgtcggggctgttacacagttggctctccccttgcgcttctgtcttttttcctgccaactgctaagtctctttgacgtgccacacttcagccccgcctttatggctgcctgccagctctggcgatcgctggcaactgactcccacgacttgtgatcaatgtcacaggacctcatgtcgcgtttgcagacatctttaaagtggagacatggacggctggtgggattgataccaatggcgagctcgctgtacaatgtgtccttgaggatcctgccatcttccatgatgctcacatggccaagccatattATTAAATGTAAGGCAACAAATCACAGTGACTGGATAGGAACTGATTTGTGGGTCAGGATTGACAATTACAATGCCTGAACATAAACCTTTAAAAAAGAGATGGGGAACAAAGGGTATTAATTAGAAATAGTATTACACGACAACATAAGGATTTAAGCAAGTGGTTCAAAAAAATCCCTTTGGATTGTGAGGCAGAAGAGCAAGGGACTGGTCACATTGCTAGGAATATGTAACTTGAGTGAAGCATAAAtgccggcatggactggttgggccgaatggcctgtttctgtgctgtatattcactctattacataaaattacatagaaaaGATAGCATTTGCAGACAAATTAGAAAGGCATGTGTTCGCACAGTTGTAACGAGGAGATTTTAATTTATCTAAAGGTATGTTTTTCATGAAACAAGGGGAGCTTTTGTTTTACATTGCTGTTTCCGTGTCAGTATATTGCTTCACCAACAAAGACAACACTTCATCTGGCTTTGAACAATGAGATGGAGCAAATAGGTGATCTAAAAGTAGGGGAACATTTGCAAAATTGTGACCACAAATAGTTTCAGTATAATAGTGGAAAAGTTGAAAACAGCACACAAGTGGAAATAAGTAAGAGCTAATGTGAGAGAGAGTTCTCGGGGAATTGAGAGGGTTAAGTTATATCTGGCTAATGTAGTTGAAGTTTTTGAGAAGGTCACCAACATGGTGGATAAAGGTCTGTCTCTGGATAGTGTCTATATGGATccccataaggcatttgataagtttccACACAGGAGATCATTGGAAAAATAACTGGGCACAGAATTGGAGGCAATCGTGTGACATGGGTGGGTAATTTGTTGGAAGGGAGAAGACAGGGAGCAGATATCAAGGATTTGTTCTCGTTTGCAGGATGTGACAAGtagggttccccagggatctgtactggagcCTCAGCTTTTTAACCACATATATGAATGCCTTGGATTAAGGAGTTGTGCAGATGACACTACATTAGCAACACTTCAAGGAAGATTTCAACTTTGCCTAGaaatatcacaaaaacaaatgccaCAAGATAAGCTATCATCGTCCACACTCTCACCTGCTGCTGTTCATGTCTGGGAATTAATGGTCATATTTCTTCCTTTAAAATAATATTTATTATGAACTATGGAATACAAAGTAAAAGTATACAGCTAGATTAATCCAACATCTTTAAATCCCTTAAAGGAGCATTCCATGCTAATTGTGATTTGAATGTTAGTTAATATGAAGGATTTTACTGGGGCATTGCCTTCAGTTTAAACAGGGTGTTTTTACAGGAATTACAGAGCTGCTTACCTCTGGCTTTTAGTTAAACAGAAATTTATTTGGCATCATACTTGCTAACATTTAAATACAAAAAATCTTGAACATTCACTCCTGATTTGCATGAACTACTCAAGGCAAGTTATCAACATTAATTAAGGCACATTATTCTTTATCGCAGATTAGGattcagatttaaagtgattggcaaaagaatcaaaggcgacatgaggaaaaactattttacgcagcaagtggctatgatctggaatgcactgcctgaaagagtggtggaggcagatacaatcatgacattcaaaagggaattggataagcacctgaatggaagacatttgcagggctatggggagagggcggaggagtgggactagctaacttgctcttgcagacagtcggcacagacacgatgggctgaatggcctccttctgtgctgtaaccattctatcattctgtgatttCTCCCCACAACATTCTGCCCCCTTGGGACTAGAGTTGGCTCCCCGCGTGCTGGTCACCCTCCTGTTTCTCACCCAAGTCGCCATCCTGCACATTTAGACTGTGAttgtttggcaggcttttcagccCGGCATCCATTCTCAACTCAGACAATTATGAGGAGGAATAagtatttgtttttttaaaattgacATTGCTAAACCCAAATAAGTCGGCAGCATGAGGGTGAAATCCTGCTCTAATGATTCACTGAAAATTGTGTATTACCTGTCTGCACCATTCCTGAATGGAACTTCCTGATAGTGGACCTTGGATACTGCCATCTCTGCGTATGTACACTTCACCCTGGTCAGTTTCATACAGTAAAATATCACCATCCTTCTTGGGCAGATGCACAGTTAACCTCACAACCTTCAGAAACATCCCGGTGTCCCCATCCTTGATAACTGGAAGGAAGGCGATGGAGTAGGAATTCGGGAAGAGTGGTGGTTTAAACCCTTTCACAATTGAATCTATCAGGAGTCTAATCCGATCTTCCTCTTTGTGATTACATTCCACTCCACACACGGTCCCATCATCATTCACCCCCACAAACAGACTGCCCCCTTCACTATTCAGAAACGCACAGACATATTTCCTAACGTGGTTCTTCAGAGTCATATTTAGATATTCTCCTCCACCTCGCTTGAATTCAACATTCCTCGTTTCACTCCCCATCAGCGCCCCATAAAATAAACGCTCCTGTCCAGCAATCTCCCCACCGATTATGGCGCTGTCTGACTTTGTGCCACTCAGAGGGGTCGATAAATGGTCAATTACTTTGCTTGCCAAGTAGCTGGGTTTTCCGGTGGTGCTTCCGAACGTTTCTTGTGTTTGTTCCAGTCTCCTCTTCTCCTTTTGTGGTTGACTGTGGGATTCATGTTTTGAAGTTTCTGCAGAACTGCTCTGGGAATAGTCAAAATGCAAAAGTAAGTTACAGGTCCAGTATCCTTCCAGGTCATGTAGTTTGAGTTTTAGGTTATCAATCTAAACCTGGGTTGATGGATGTTACATTTGTAATAAAATTGGAACCTTCTTTAATGCTGCTTAACACAAATGTAGACTTGTCGGGTAAATTTCATtcctaacttttttttaaaaaattcgtccttgggatgtgagtgtcactggcccttgagcaggtgctggtgagccacctacaactgagtggcttgctagtccatttcagagggcagttaagagtcaaccacattgctgtgggtctggagtcacatgtaggccagaccaggtaaggacggaagatttccttccctaaaggacattaatgaaccagatggttttttacgacaatccagtaggtTCATGATCATTATTGATGAGACGagcattttattccaaatttaattaattaattgaatttaaattcccccagctgattTTAACTCATGTCTTCAGAGCATTAGTCcgcgcctctagattactagttcagtaacattactgcTATGCTATCACCTCATAACTTGTTATATGGGTACGTAAAGCCAGGAAAAATAAATTGAAATACAAGAAGCCTAGCTATGCGTTACTGTAATTAAATCCGTTCCGAtgccaggtcacagacctgaaaagttaactctgcttctctctccacagatgctccctgacctgctgagtatttctagcactttctgttttttttatttcagatttccagcatcggcagtattttgcttttatttaagtctgGACCATTGATGAAACATTGTGGATTTAAAGCTACTGTCTATACGTTTGTCTATATGATTTATAAAATACAGTCAATACAGTAAAATACAATACAATGTGATTTCAGACTTCATCAGTCTAAACCAAAATAGTGTTCAGAAATGTCACTGGCTAGGAGCAAGCAGTAATCTAAATTGGCCTAACCTTGTGCTATGTCTTCCCACATACAGTGACATTATTGTTAATAGTTAGTCTTCAAATTTAAGTGCTTGGCAGGGTCTGCTTAACCTATTTAAAAATATCTTTGTATACTTTTTGTCCATTTTTTGTTGTTTTCTCACCTCTTATAGATTCTCCTCACACCCCAACCAGTTCCTAAGGTGAGAGTGCAGCCAATCTCTCTGTCATTTTCTGCAAGTCCTACTAATGATTTGTACTCCAGCAAATGTGAGATTATCCTTGGGCTGCTAGTTTTGTCTTTCTTTCCAAGGGAAAGTCTTTGTTAAATCACTGCCTCTCTCATGTTTATATGAAATGGGACTTTTTGCAGTACTACAGTGATAAATATCTATGCAACAGGACTGTGCTGTCCAGAATTGTGTGAATAACATTGCGTCAAATATAGGAGATGCATTTGCCACAATGTGGCTTTATAAGTGTGAATTACTTatggtcatgcaggcccctacctgctaagaatgaggcatattaatttcgccacatggacattaaatttcaaattgttgctgggaagaagagaaggcctattacaagggctgccagactgactggaaaggcatttttgcatattgacagacagtacttgaaaggacaaaggggctattccctgctccaatttaacccacaatggacctgtgatcaccaggtattgtgtgtggaggagacattccaaggtctgctcggacaagacaatccacaagggtcaggactggttaggtaagctggtcacatgactaactggctgttgcaggtttttttgaactcgccacagagaatttgaactcagaaggcagttttgctcctggactgagaacatctctctcctgtctgctccatctctttctcaccagcttcggaatccattgaagacacatgaaccccaagagagaaaagtttcctgcaacgaacaaagtttaagaagaataccgggccccaacaaaaagcaagaatgacctacaagcaaggactctacagtgagctcgaagacctgtaacaacaaactcttcagatattgcctcaaacctttccactttatttttcttctcttttctgtctctatttgcatgtgcgtattacatatgcatgctagcgtgggcgtgtcatgtagccataggcgtcaaccgatttagagtttaagttttaataaatttcaatcttctttaaacctaagaaaacctgtttgtgctcatttctttgccttataattgggaaatggcgaacaaggattcgccaagggggaactaaaaacagtgtgtttaacaaaataaaatattgttacggtaagaccaggtgaaggctgagagggaaccctaaacacctttctcacctggttgtaacattatcCTGCTTACAGGTAGAACTTGTGAATTATTTAAAGCCTACAAGATCTGATGCACTAGCCAATTCTATAATGAATTGATAAAAGTTAACCATGAATTGAGGGATGGGGTTTGTGATTTAAACTGCAGTTGTTATTGAACTCAGACAAGTTGTACAAAGAAGTGTTGACATAAAATCTGCAAAATAAATAGCAACTTAAGTGGAGATTGACAGAAATTGATTTCAAATGAGGCAGAATCACAGGAGATTTTACTTTATTAGGAAACAATAAACTGGATTTCATGTTGCAAAAATGATCAAATAATATATTTGCAACTGCCTAGGTCTCATGGCAATAAAACAAATTACGATAATATGGTCTTTTATTAAAGTTATGTCCATGATATTTATACAGACTGTGGCTTCCTCAAAACAttcaattcaattagtcaagcacagCAGactctttggccggaattttacagtgggtggatGGGAGCCAGACTCCAACTTAAATGTCGGTGCCaatcccgctcccgcccagcctggggatccatcccgtattttacggatccccaggctttaattggcctctgagctgccggccaatcagcgggccggcagctcttagtctcagtagcgccactgggagcggtgggcactgctgggactgccgcCCAGCCGACCGAAGAGGATACCCTGGATCTGGGACCGAAGGTAaggttgggttgcctcaccagggggatcggtcgtgccctggtgaagctagggtggtcgtttggtggggggggggcatcttggatcccgggtgtgggttgggaggcgggggcacccTGTGCCCGCCTGCCATGCATCCCCGGGGTGCGaacaggctggcagctatcgctgggcg includes the following:
- the LOC137347305 gene encoding schlafen-like protein 1, giving the protein MDDDNVKAPCLSLFVGNLNPDYSKELLSYMLKDLLAGIDIVLQRHDIEVFKKHKRAHAFIRLKTESGVQNILRQFQDPAILDQNNMKGLVVKGKMLKVAKDIRDFSEYTFDKSSSAETSKHESHSQPQKEKRRLEQTQETFGSTTGKPSYLASKVIDHLSTPLSGTKSDSAIIGGEIAGQERLFYGALMGSETRNVEFKRGGGEYLNMTLKNHVRKYVCAFLNSEGGSLFVGVNDDGTVCGVECNHKEEDRIRLLIDSIVKGFKPPLFPNSYSIAFLPVIKDGDTGMFLKVVRLTVHLPKKDGDILLYETDQGEVYIRRDGSIQGPLSGSSIQEWCRQKWTTEIKKLQDTIDSLVKEEHRLQEELRQQQQSIQELQQLQQELQTINSDKVGMSNLCCVI